A single Streptomyces sp. Edi2 DNA region contains:
- a CDS encoding serine hydrolase, which yields MRWLSKLTAAAIGAGAVAGSIAAATPSAAAPQSAKAATSTVRCTSHHQELANKLSSDISKALESRKSLASLSFYDRPTGTKCTSDASKKYDAASTAKTIILGALLYQNDGTLTGTEDALARKMIIDSDNDSATTLWKQLSDLKDPAKPKPVRIQEFLDKAGMKETVLDQEGTWGLTQITAGDQAKLLRIFSGDDDSVLGGKSRAYALDLMHQVQSSQRWGATAGAPLDSVIHVKNGWMQRSQNPDVEPFDRGDWKVNSMAALTGNGYDSGLAVLTENNRVPKGHPANEGWGEGIETIEAVSRAIYRDVYPDADGYHPSRPNLLNTKSAAAG from the coding sequence ATGAGATGGCTTTCGAAGCTCACCGCAGCGGCAATAGGAGCGGGAGCGGTCGCCGGATCCATCGCAGCGGCTACGCCGTCGGCCGCGGCACCGCAGAGCGCCAAGGCAGCCACCTCGACGGTGCGATGCACCTCCCATCATCAAGAGCTGGCCAATAAGTTGTCGAGCGACATATCCAAGGCACTGGAAAGCCGGAAGAGCTTGGCGTCGCTCTCCTTCTACGACCGGCCCACCGGAACCAAGTGCACTTCTGACGCTTCGAAAAAATACGACGCGGCCAGCACCGCAAAGACAATAATCCTCGGAGCCCTGCTGTACCAGAACGACGGCACCCTGACCGGGACGGAAGACGCTCTCGCACGCAAGATGATCATCGATTCGGACAACGACTCCGCGACCACACTGTGGAAGCAGTTGTCCGACCTGAAGGATCCCGCGAAGCCGAAGCCCGTCAGGATCCAGGAATTCCTCGACAAGGCCGGAATGAAGGAAACCGTCCTCGACCAGGAAGGCACCTGGGGCCTCACCCAGATCACGGCAGGCGACCAAGCCAAGCTCCTGCGCATCTTCTCGGGTGACGACGACTCGGTCCTCGGGGGAAAGAGCCGGGCTTACGCGCTCGACCTGATGCACCAGGTCCAGAGCAGCCAGCGGTGGGGAGCCACAGCCGGCGCTCCGCTCGACTCCGTGATCCATGTGAAGAACGGCTGGATGCAGCGTAGCCAGAACCCCGATGTCGAGCCGTTCGACAGAGGCGACTGGAAAGTGAACAGCATGGCGGCTCTCACGGGCAACGGCTACGACTCCGGGCTGGCCGTGCTCACCGAGAACAACAGGGTCCCCAAAGGCCACCCCGCAAACGAAGGGTGGGGCGAGGGAATAGAAACAATAGAGGCCGTTTCCCGCGCCATATACCGTGACGTTTACCCGGACGCCGACGGCTATCACCCCAGCAGGCCGAACCTACTGAACACCAAGTCGGCCGCTGCAGGATGA
- a CDS encoding MBL fold metallo-hydrolase — translation MRLTKYTHACVRLEHDGRVLVIDPGIWSEPAALAGADAVLVTHEHADHIDVLRLAGLSVPVYAPAGADIPRLDVLRVSPDEEFTAAGFRARAVGGRHAPVHDGRPDCVNLGYLVDEAVYHPGDSFHVPGQPVETLLVPVQGSWMKTSEAIGFVKAIAPQRAFAIHDAQLNDRGLNSVNGWLTEETDNGYRYLRPGESV, via the coding sequence ATGCGGCTCACGAAATACACCCACGCATGTGTGCGGCTTGAACACGATGGCCGGGTGCTGGTGATCGATCCCGGCATATGGAGCGAGCCGGCCGCTTTGGCCGGCGCCGACGCCGTACTGGTGACACACGAACACGCCGATCACATCGACGTCCTGCGCCTGGCCGGGCTCAGCGTGCCCGTCTACGCCCCGGCCGGGGCGGACATCCCACGACTGGACGTTCTCCGGGTGTCGCCCGACGAGGAGTTCACGGCGGCCGGCTTCCGGGCACGGGCGGTAGGCGGCCGTCACGCGCCTGTCCACGACGGCCGGCCGGACTGCGTGAACCTCGGCTACCTCGTCGACGAGGCGGTCTACCACCCTGGTGACTCGTTCCACGTACCCGGGCAACCGGTGGAAACGCTCCTGGTCCCGGTCCAAGGATCCTGGATGAAGACATCGGAGGCGATCGGCTTCGTCAAGGCGATCGCACCCCAGCGGGCGTTTGCGATACACGACGCCCAACTCAACGATCGCGGCCTCAACAGCGTCAACGGCTGGCTCACCGAGGAGACCGACAACGGCTACCGGTATCTGAGGCCCGGGGAATCGGTCTGA
- a CDS encoding MarR family transcriptional regulator → MPTPEPAAVATELRTAMGKLTRRVKHEDRIPLGQASVLGTLDRNGPMTTSDLAADQRVRPQSMARAVGLLMDQGLVVRRAHPTDGRKSLVELSPAGHTALEAERGRRAGWLAQAIELELTGEEREVLARSAALLERLAAR, encoded by the coding sequence ATGCCCACCCCGGAACCCGCCGCCGTCGCCACCGAACTGCGTACCGCGATGGGCAAGCTCACGCGGCGCGTGAAGCACGAGGACCGGATCCCGCTCGGCCAGGCCTCCGTGCTCGGCACCCTCGATCGCAACGGGCCCATGACCACCAGCGATCTGGCGGCGGACCAGCGCGTACGGCCCCAGTCCATGGCCCGCGCGGTCGGGCTGCTCATGGATCAGGGGCTCGTCGTCCGCCGGGCGCATCCCACGGACGGCCGCAAGTCCCTGGTGGAACTCTCCCCTGCGGGACACACCGCTCTTGAGGCGGAGCGCGGGCGCAGGGCCGGCTGGCTCGCCCAGGCCATCGAACTCGAACTCACCGGCGAGGAGCGCGAGGTGCTGGCGCGCAGCGCCGCCCTGCTGGAACGGCTCGCCGCGCGCTAG
- the eno gene encoding phosphopyruvate hydratase → MVSTAVESTVIQSVTARRVLDSRGNPTVEADVRLADGSLGRAAVPSGASTGAREAVELRDGDPGRWHGRGVDRAVAHVNGDIASAVVGRDADDQAGLDAALVALDGTADKSRLGANALLGVSLAAAKAAATAHRQPLYRYLGGADARLLPLPMMNIVNGGAHADNPLDFQEFMIAPVGAETFAEAVRMGSEVFHTLRRTLLSAGHATGVGDEGGFAPALRTAEEALDFVMTAIERTGYRPGTDIGLVMDPASSEFFRDGTYVYAGEGVRRTPTEHADYLAKLIDAYPIVSIEDPMAEDDLDGWRELTARVGDRCQLTGDDVFCTNENLLREGIRTGAGNSVLVKVNQIGTLTEALATVATAHRAGWTVVMSHRSGETEDTTIADLAVATGCGQIKTGSLSRSDRTAKYNQLIRIEEELGASARYAGGAALARS, encoded by the coding sequence ATGGTTTCCACGGCAGTTGAGTCCACCGTCATTCAGTCCGTCACCGCACGCAGGGTCCTCGACAGCCGGGGCAACCCCACCGTCGAGGCCGATGTCCGCCTCGCCGACGGATCCCTCGGCCGCGCCGCCGTCCCCTCCGGCGCCTCTACCGGCGCACGGGAAGCCGTGGAGCTGCGTGACGGGGACCCGGGGCGCTGGCACGGCAGGGGAGTCGACCGTGCGGTCGCCCACGTCAACGGCGACATCGCGTCAGCGGTCGTCGGGCGCGATGCCGACGATCAGGCGGGACTCGATGCCGCGCTCGTCGCGCTCGACGGCACGGCCGACAAGTCACGGCTCGGCGCCAACGCGCTCCTCGGCGTCTCCCTCGCCGCCGCAAAGGCCGCCGCCACGGCCCACCGCCAGCCGCTCTACCGCTACCTCGGCGGCGCCGACGCCCGCCTTCTCCCGCTGCCGATGATGAACATCGTCAACGGTGGCGCCCACGCCGACAACCCGCTGGACTTCCAGGAGTTCATGATCGCTCCGGTCGGTGCGGAGACCTTCGCGGAAGCCGTCCGTATGGGCTCCGAGGTCTTCCATACGCTCCGTCGCACTCTGCTGTCCGCCGGGCACGCCACGGGCGTCGGTGACGAGGGCGGCTTCGCGCCCGCGCTCCGTACCGCCGAGGAAGCGCTCGACTTCGTCATGACGGCCATCGAGCGCACCGGTTACCGGCCGGGTACGGACATCGGCCTGGTCATGGACCCGGCCTCGTCGGAGTTCTTCCGGGACGGTACGTATGTGTACGCGGGTGAGGGGGTGCGCCGTACGCCCACCGAACACGCCGACTACCTGGCCAAGCTGATCGACGCCTACCCGATCGTCTCCATCGAGGACCCGATGGCCGAGGACGACCTGGACGGCTGGCGGGAGCTGACCGCCCGTGTCGGTGATCGCTGCCAGCTCACGGGCGACGACGTGTTCTGCACCAATGAGAATCTGCTGCGCGAGGGCATCCGCACCGGTGCCGGCAACTCGGTCCTGGTCAAGGTCAACCAGATCGGCACCCTGACCGAAGCCCTCGCCACCGTCGCCACCGCGCACCGCGCGGGCTGGACCGTCGTCATGTCGCACCGCTCGGGCGAGACGGAGGACACCACCATCGCGGACCTGGCGGTGGCGACGGGCTGCGGCCAGATCAAGACCGGCTCGCTGTCCCGGTCCGACCGTACGGCGAAGTACAACCAACTCATCCGGATCGAGGAGGAGTTGGGTGCGTCCGCGCGGTACGCGGGCGGAGCGGCGCTGGCCCGTTCCTGA
- a CDS encoding glycosyltransferase — protein MHTITVIVPAHNEEEGLPATLESLAHQTLRPDRILVVDDASTDRTGEVAASHGVTVLRPPRNLGSKAKAQNYALPHCTTDLVLAVDADTVLAPDYIETVLPVFDDPSVSVAAGTVRTRHTRTLWERGRSTEYLFGFHWHRPIQARANSPMVCSGCCSVFRLSDLTAFGGFPERTIVEDMDYTWSQQIAGRRAVYVSDAVALAADPEDLTYLRKQVWRWMAGFCQNVRLHLGRLVVRKPLLAVWVLLALLEILTAPLWWATPFVIAATTDQPPALAFTWWAGAELLLTMPPLIYAAHRRKLPLPGVLLNIPCVYATKAVNLVYAWKALIVELLLVPLHLSRGLTVYEKGRADTAAVRTALAGG, from the coding sequence TTGCACACCATCACCGTCATCGTGCCCGCTCACAACGAGGAGGAAGGGCTGCCGGCCACACTGGAGTCGCTGGCACACCAAACGCTCCGGCCTGACCGGATCCTGGTCGTGGACGACGCCTCCACGGACCGCACGGGCGAGGTGGCAGCCTCACACGGCGTCACGGTCCTGCGCCCGCCCCGCAATCTCGGCAGCAAGGCCAAGGCACAGAACTACGCCCTGCCACACTGCACCACCGACCTCGTCCTGGCCGTCGACGCGGACACCGTCCTGGCACCGGACTACATCGAGACCGTCCTACCCGTCTTCGACGACCCAAGCGTCTCGGTAGCGGCAGGCACGGTCCGCACCCGCCATACCCGCACGCTCTGGGAACGCGGCCGCTCGACCGAGTACCTCTTCGGCTTCCACTGGCACCGCCCCATCCAGGCCCGCGCCAATAGCCCCATGGTCTGTTCGGGCTGTTGCTCCGTCTTCCGTCTCTCCGACCTGACGGCCTTCGGCGGCTTCCCCGAACGGACCATCGTCGAGGACATGGATTACACCTGGTCGCAGCAGATCGCGGGCAGACGCGCGGTCTACGTCTCCGACGCCGTGGCCCTCGCCGCCGACCCGGAAGACCTCACCTACCTCCGCAAACAGGTCTGGCGCTGGATGGCCGGCTTCTGCCAGAACGTCCGGCTCCACCTCGGACGACTGGTCGTCCGTAAACCCCTGCTGGCGGTCTGGGTGCTCCTCGCCCTCCTGGAAATCCTCACCGCACCACTCTGGTGGGCAACCCCCTTCGTGATCGCCGCGACCACCGACCAGCCACCCGCACTCGCCTTCACCTGGTGGGCCGGAGCCGAACTCCTCCTGACGATGCCCCCGCTCATCTACGCCGCCCACCGCCGCAAACTCCCGCTGCCGGGTGTGCTGCTGAACATCCCCTGCGTCTACGCCACCAAAGCCGTCAACCTCGTCTACGCCTGGAAGGCCCTCATCGTGGAACTGCTGCTGGTACCACTGCACTTGTCGCGCGGACTGACCGTCTACGAGAAGGGCCGGGCCGATACGGCGGCGGTGCGAACGGCGCTGGCCGGCGGGTAA
- a CDS encoding Atu4866 domain-containing protein — MWVTADGHIRQELLPDGRYDEARGGRRSAYTGRYTVTGSHLDYVDDPGFSATGDIRDGVLYHEHLVLYREEVAS, encoded by the coding sequence ATGTGGGTGACCGCGGACGGTCACATCCGCCAGGAGCTGTTGCCGGACGGTCGCTACGACGAGGCCCGCGGTGGGCGGCGCAGCGCGTACACGGGCCGGTACACGGTGACCGGCAGCCACCTGGACTACGTCGACGACCCCGGGTTCAGCGCGACGGGCGACATCCGGGACGGGGTGCTCTACCACGAGCATCTGGTGCTGTACCGGGAGGAGGTGGCGTCGTAA
- a CDS encoding helix-turn-helix transcriptional regulator yields the protein MDDNHLGDFLRARRAGLQPEDVGMASYGTRRVAGLRREEVAVLAGVNADYYTRLEQGRERNPSPQVLDALSRALHLDADARAHLYRLAGATPSDQRPDHTAERVSPALRQLMDGYPNTPAFVMSRAMDLLATNALADALYAPFAPRDNLARMTFLDPAGRHFYTDWNRAAQATVANLRQAAGFDPDDPRLRELVRTLTEHSADFSRLWNSHTVRGKTQNAKHLRHPGVGPLSLTYQAFDVRDAPGQQLVIYHAEPGSPSAQALHLLGSLHATRHQTEPHPHPHR from the coding sequence ATGGACGACAACCACCTGGGAGACTTCCTGCGCGCACGCCGCGCCGGTCTGCAGCCGGAGGACGTCGGCATGGCGAGTTACGGGACTCGCCGGGTCGCCGGCCTGCGCCGTGAGGAGGTCGCCGTCCTGGCCGGCGTGAACGCCGACTACTACACCCGCCTGGAACAGGGGCGCGAACGCAACCCCTCACCCCAGGTACTCGACGCCCTCAGCCGCGCGCTGCACCTCGACGCGGATGCCCGGGCGCACCTGTACCGGCTGGCCGGGGCCACACCGAGCGACCAGCGGCCCGACCACACCGCCGAGCGGGTCAGTCCCGCGCTGCGCCAGTTGATGGACGGCTACCCGAACACGCCGGCGTTCGTCATGAGCCGGGCCATGGACCTTCTCGCCACCAACGCCCTGGCGGATGCCCTGTACGCCCCGTTCGCTCCGAGGGACAACCTGGCCCGTATGACCTTCCTCGACCCCGCGGGCCGGCACTTCTACACGGACTGGAACCGGGCGGCCCAGGCCACCGTCGCCAACCTGCGCCAGGCAGCCGGGTTTGATCCGGACGATCCACGACTGCGCGAACTCGTCCGCACCCTCACCGAGCACAGCGCGGACTTCAGCCGGCTCTGGAACTCCCACACCGTGCGCGGCAAGACCCAGAACGCCAAGCACCTCCGCCACCCGGGCGTCGGCCCCCTCTCTCTCACCTACCAGGCTTTCGACGTACGCGACGCCCCGGGCCAGCAACTCGTCATCTACCACGCCGAACCAGGCAGCCCCAGCGCCCAGGCCCTCCACCTCCTCGGCTCCCTCCACGCCACCCGACACCAGACCGAACCCCACCCCCACCCCCACCGTTAG
- a CDS encoding dienelactone hydrolase family protein translates to MADHDLTGFDRSTFTHGGATRRILRRGTGPAVIVMAEIPGITPKVLAFAERVADLGCTAVLPVLFGTPGRDADPASAGRLKSGLYTASSLWKVCVSREFTVLATGKTSPVVSWLRALAAHEHQRCGGPGVGAVGMCLTGGFALAMAADERLLAPVLSQPSLPLPLTRSRAAGIDISAEDLAAVRGRCERTDLRVMGLRFRSDRLVPGDRFAFLRRELGAAFTAVELDDDAANPDAVLPPHSVLTEHLIDEPGQPTRAALDDVLDLFRTRLLAQQQGGTAAAGTPATPEDA, encoded by the coding sequence ATGGCAGATCACGACCTGACCGGCTTTGACCGCAGCACCTTCACCCATGGCGGCGCCACCCGCCGTATTCTGCGGCGCGGTACGGGGCCCGCGGTGATCGTGATGGCGGAAATACCCGGCATCACGCCCAAGGTTCTGGCGTTCGCGGAGCGTGTGGCCGACCTCGGCTGCACCGCCGTGCTCCCGGTGCTGTTCGGTACGCCCGGTCGCGATGCCGACCCTGCGTCCGCCGGCCGGCTGAAGTCCGGGCTCTACACGGCCTCATCGCTGTGGAAGGTGTGCGTGAGCCGGGAGTTCACCGTGCTGGCCACGGGGAAGACCTCCCCCGTGGTCAGCTGGCTGCGGGCCCTGGCCGCGCACGAGCACCAGCGCTGCGGCGGCCCCGGCGTCGGAGCTGTCGGGATGTGCCTGACCGGCGGCTTCGCCCTGGCCATGGCGGCCGATGAGCGCCTGCTCGCCCCCGTGTTGTCCCAGCCGTCCCTGCCGCTGCCTCTCACCAGGAGCCGGGCCGCCGGTATCGACATCTCCGCCGAAGACCTGGCCGCCGTGCGGGGCCGCTGCGAGCGTACGGACCTCCGGGTCATGGGGCTGCGGTTCCGTTCGGACCGGTTGGTGCCGGGCGACCGGTTCGCCTTCCTGCGCCGCGAACTCGGTGCGGCGTTCACCGCCGTTGAACTGGACGACGACGCCGCGAACCCCGATGCCGTGCTGCCGCCCCACTCCGTCCTGACCGAGCACCTCATCGACGAACCGGGCCAGCCGACCCGCGCCGCGCTGGACGACGTACTCGACCTCTTCCGCACCCGCTTGCTCGCACAGCAGCAGGGCGGCACGGCGGCAGCCGGAACCCCGGCCACCCCCGAAGACGCGTGA
- a CDS encoding S8 family peptidase, translating into MAHKRSSKKRLVTAISAAVAATGIAVVTAVTAGASPAAEGKIYGAEAKGAVNGSYIVMLKKSVRTADSGDLASKYGGKVKRQYSSAIDGFSASGLSEEEAKQLAADPSVDKVVQNKKFHIDGSQANPPSWGLDRIDQADTKGDKKYTYPDAAGEGVTAYVIDTGIHISHKDFGGRASYGFNAIDKGGKAEDDNGHGTHVAGTIAGTEHGVAKKAKVVAVKVLDGQGSGTTEQVVAGIDWVTKNHKGPSVANMSLGGGVDEALDTAVKKAIDAGVTFGVAAGNESSDAGQSSPARVKEAITVASSTKNDEQSDFSNFGSAVDLYAPGSDITSDWNDGATKTISGTSMATPHVVGAAAVYLAGHKDAKPADVEKALTAGATPDKISNPSEGTPNKLLKVVK; encoded by the coding sequence ATGGCTCACAAGCGTTCCAGCAAGAAGCGGCTCGTCACGGCGATATCCGCCGCGGTAGCCGCCACTGGTATCGCCGTCGTCACCGCGGTCACCGCGGGTGCGTCGCCTGCAGCCGAAGGCAAGATCTACGGAGCCGAGGCCAAGGGCGCCGTGAACGGCAGCTACATCGTCATGCTCAAGAAGTCGGTCCGTACCGCCGACAGCGGTGACCTGGCGTCCAAGTACGGAGGCAAGGTCAAGCGGCAGTACTCCTCCGCCATCGACGGCTTCTCGGCAAGCGGTCTGAGTGAGGAAGAGGCCAAGCAGCTCGCCGCCGACCCGTCCGTCGACAAGGTCGTGCAGAACAAGAAGTTCCACATCGACGGCAGCCAGGCCAACCCGCCGTCGTGGGGCCTGGACCGTATCGACCAGGCGGACACCAAGGGCGACAAGAAGTACACCTACCCCGACGCCGCGGGCGAGGGTGTCACCGCCTACGTCATCGACACCGGAATCCACATCAGCCACAAGGACTTCGGCGGCCGGGCGTCGTACGGCTTCAACGCCATCGACAAGGGCGGCAAGGCCGAGGACGACAACGGCCATGGCACGCACGTGGCCGGCACCATCGCCGGTACCGAGCACGGTGTCGCCAAGAAGGCCAAGGTCGTGGCGGTCAAGGTCCTCGACGGCCAGGGCTCCGGCACCACCGAGCAGGTCGTCGCGGGCATCGACTGGGTCACCAAGAACCACAAGGGCCCCTCGGTCGCCAACATGTCGCTCGGCGGCGGCGTCGACGAGGCGCTGGACACGGCCGTGAAGAAGGCCATCGACGCCGGTGTCACCTTCGGCGTCGCGGCGGGCAACGAGTCCTCCGACGCGGGGCAGAGCTCCCCGGCGCGCGTGAAGGAGGCCATCACCGTGGCCTCCAGCACCAAGAACGACGAGCAGTCCGACTTCTCCAACTTCGGCAGCGCGGTGGACCTTTACGCCCCCGGTTCCGACATCACCTCGGACTGGAACGACGGCGCCACCAAGACCATCTCCGGTACGTCCATGGCGACCCCGCACGTCGTGGGCGCTGCCGCGGTCTACCTGGCCGGTCACAAGGACGCCAAGCCGGCCGACGTGGAGAAGGCCCTGACGGCCGGTGCCACGCCCGACAAGATCAGCAACCCGAGCGAGGGTACGCCCAACAAGCTGCTGAAGGTCGTCAAGTAG